From a single Poecilia reticulata strain Guanapo linkage group LG2, Guppy_female_1.0+MT, whole genome shotgun sequence genomic region:
- the LOC103482332 gene encoding aryl hydrocarbon receptor-like isoform X1 encodes MFNNPGTYANKKRKKPVLKQKKVADNNEVVKSNPSKRHRDRLNGELDRLMELLPFPDEVRSRLDKLSVLRLSVGYLRVKSYFKASMKNGSGSRVPLGVNEQNMDSTGFSEGELLLQALNGFVLVVTSEGMVFYASSTIKDYLGFHQSDVVHQSVFELIHTDDRATFREQLHFALNPPPLASDADFSQNCGNAVMYNPEQLPPDNSSFLERSFVCRFRCLLDNSSGFLALKFNGRLKYLQGQNLSRDSESCKSVQVALFAIAVPVQSPSIVEIRAKMLLFLTRHKLDFTPSGVDSRGKIILGYSETELCMKGSGYQFIHAADMMYCADNHIRMIKTGESGLTVFRLLTKSKGWIWVNSNAKLIFKGGRPEFIIAYQKALSNAEGEEYLRQRWLQLPFSCATGEAILYNTGPTMDISQVQFDKMFDSRNTKRIMPPTSLLDCFMSQDESIYSQAVDTPLPVDEVFMDTHALVAVASNEWQEKNSSDMPAEPVLVKEETKQSVLAVIDSLEKLTNSGDFEDILENLEVDDSEMMEMENCFKRFHQEEDPQRSPGLSDLDNFITDEIVDFIDSVFKERAGECLDSLTSSCLTEVKNFSSSELCEPQLFQTPNPSCSYSSVSSCYEHLDDSVVSNQSLVESAPMGSRSHKRSQPGHTDSSLPPLQQLQLHDIFSPAVDLPALTVPNSSVTEAFPSTQPCQKQQASIMPAGCSQGSSVQAQQLLQLGSSMEGPELATGQILHKSAQHPSNTAPGVQTVVPPTIPYSNFTSIRPGGCDPKFLQKGLVCENHSAPVQQWPQSRQQQPHAGIIQNRHEPMSTFQSQHPGSQTFPSSGFCPSSVSRLRHLEQVGPGLAGSQDAHSSCMFQQRFSSNPAGVKLLSHYGPPDLNGANVTLDQSSSYLQWNHSELPVGPSAVNQEMANIAPLAPGTAPAEDSCNIQHYLDSNTQTQQNSRVSAQAPGVFINRALME; translated from the exons CTTCCATGAAGAACGGTAGCGGCAGCCGGGTGCCTCTGGGGGTCAACGAGCAGAACATGGACTCCACTGGCTTCTCTGAaggagagctgctgctgcag GCGCTCAACGGCTTTGTGTTGGTGGTGACATCTGAAGGAATGGTGTTTTACGCCTCCTCTACCATCAAAGACTACCTGGGCTTCCATCAG TCAGACGTGGTCCACCAGAGTGTGTTTGAGCTCATCCACACTGACGACCGAGCCACGTTCAGAGAGCAGCTCCACTTTGCCTTAAACCCTCCTCCACTCGCCTCAGATGCAGACT TCTCCCAGAACTGTGGAAATGCAGTGATGTACAACCCTGAGCAGCTCCCCCCTGACAACTCCTCCTTCCTGGAGAGGAGCTTTGTCTGTCGCTTCCGATGTCTCTTGGACAACTCCTCCGGCTTCCTG GCCCTGAAGTTCAATGGGCGCTTGAAGTACCTTCAAGGTCAAAACCTTTCCAGGGACAGTGAGAGCTGTAAAAGTGTCCAGGTAGCTCTGTTTGCCATCGCTGTGCCTGTCCAGTCTCCGTCAATTGTGGAGATCAGAGCCAAAATGCTCCTCTTCCTGACGAGGCACAAGCTGGATTTCACACCCTCTGGCGTCGACAGCAG GGGGAAGATCATCCTGGGTTATTCTGAGACGGAGCTGTGCATGAAAGGCTCAGGCTACCAGTTCATCCATGCCGCTGACATGATGTACTGCGCTGACAACCACATCCGCA tGATAAAAACAGGAGAGAGCGGTCTGACTGTGTTCAGACTGCTCACCAAATCCAAAGGCTGGATATGGGTGAACTCTAACGCCAAGCTCATCTTCAAAGGAGGGAGACCTGAGTTCATCATTGCATACCAGAAAGCTTTAAG CAACGCTGAGGGAGAGGAGTACCTGCGACAGCGGTGGCTGCAGCTGCCCTTCAGCTGCGCCACGGGAGAGGCCATTCTCTACAACACTGGGCCCACCATGGACATCTCACAGGTccagtttgacaaaatgtttgacAGCAGAAATACCAAGAGGATCATGCCCCCCACTTCCCTTCTGGACTGCTTCATGAGTCAGGATGAAAGCATATACAGCCAGGCGGTGGACACCCCCCTACCTGTGGACGAGGTGTTCATGGACACCCACGCCCTGGTCGCTGTAGCCAGCAACGAGTGGCAGGAGAAGAACTCGTCAGACATGCCAGCTGAACCCGTGCTGGTGAAGGAGGAGACCAAGCAGTCAGTGCTGGCTGTAATCGACAGCCTGGAGAAGCTGACTAACAGCGGAGACTTTGAGGACAttctggagaacctggaggTGGACGATTCTGAGATGATGGAGATGGAAAACTGCTTTAAGAGGTTCCACCAGGAAGAGGATCCTCAGAGAAGTCCTGGCTTGTCGGATCTGGACAACTTCATCACCGATGAGATAGTAGACTTTATTGACTCGGTGTTCAAAGAGAGGGCGGGGGAGTGCTTGGACAGCCTCACCTCCAGCTGCCTTACAGAAGTCAAGAATTTCTCATCCTCTGAACTGTGTGAGCCACAGCTCTTCCAGACTCCCAACCCCAGTTGTTCTTACTCCTCGGTGAGCAGCTGCTATGAACACCTAGATGACTCGGTGGTTTCAAACCAGAGTCTGGTGGAGTCCGCTCCGATGGGCAGCAGGAGCCACAAACGGTCCCAACCGGGTCACACTGACAGCAGTCTGCcgccgctgcagcagctgcagctgcatgaCATCTTCAGCCCGGCTGTAGATCTCCCAGCGCTCACTGTACCCAACAGCTCAGTGACAGAGGCCTTCCCTTCTACCCAACCCTGCCAGAAGCAGCAGGCATCCATCATGCCAGCCGGATGTTCTCAGGGCAGTTCTGTTCAGgcccagcagctcctgcagctggGAAGCAGCATGGAGGGACCAGAACTAGCAACTGGCCAGATCCTGCACAAGTCTGCTCAGCATCCGAGCAACACAGCACCTGGTGTACAAACTGTCGTGCCACCCACGATTCCCTATAGCAACTTCACCTCCATACGTCCCGGTGGCTGTGATCCAAAGTTTCTGCAGAAGGGTCTGGTGTGTGAGAACCACAGCGCTCCTGTGCAGCAGTGGCCTCAGAGccggcagcagcagccgcaTGCTGGCATCATCCAGAACAGACATGAGCCCATGTCCACATTCCAGAGCCAACATCCAGGGAGCCAAACATTCCCTAGTTCTGGCTTCTGTCCAAGCAGCGTCAGCAGACTGAGACACCTGGAGCAAGTGGGTCCGGGGCTAGCCGGCAGCCAGGACGCCCACAGCAGCTGCATGTTCCAGCAGCGCTTTTCCTCCAACCCAGCAGGGGTAAAACTTTTATCTCACTATGGTCCCCCAGACCTCAACGGGGCCAATGTGACTCTGGATCAGAGTTCCAGCTACCTACAGTGGAACCACAGTGAGCTTCCAGTGGGCCCGTCAGCCGTCAACCAGGAGATGGCCAACATCGCCCCTCTGGCCCCTGGGACGGCCCCTGCAGAGGACTCTTGTAACATACAGCACTACCTGGACAGCAATACACAGACACAG CAGAACAGCAGAGTCTCCGCTCAGGCTCCAGGAGTTTTCATCAACCGTGCTCTCATGGAGTAG
- the LOC103482332 gene encoding aryl hydrocarbon receptor-like isoform X2 yields MFNNPGTYANKKRKKPVLKQKKVADNNEVVKSNPSKRHRDRLNGELDRLMELLPFPDEVRSRLDKLSVLRLSVGYLRVKSYFKASMKNGSGSRVPLGVNEQNMDSTGFSEGELLLQALNGFVLVVTSEGMVFYASSTIKDYLGFHQSDVVHQSVFELIHTDDRATFREQLHFALNPPPLASDADFSQNCGNAVMYNPEQLPPDNSSFLERSFVCRFRCLLDNSSGFLALKFNGRLKYLQGQNLSRDSESCKSVQVALFAIAVPVQSPSIVEIRAKMLLFLTRHKLDFTPSGVDSRGKIILGYSETELCMKGSGYQFIHAADMMYCADNHIRMIKTGESGLTVFRLLTKSKGWIWVNSNAKLIFKGGRPEFIIAYQKALSNAEGEEYLRQRWLQLPFSCATGEAILYNTGPTMDISQVQFDKMFDSRNTKRIMPPTSLLDCFMSQDESIYSQAVDTPLPVDEVFMDTHALVAVASNEWQEKNSSDMPAEPVLVKEETKQSVLAVIDSLEKLTNSGDFEDILENLEVDDSEMMEMENCFKRFHQEEDPQRSPGLSDLDNFITDEIVDFIDSVFKERAGECLDSLTSSCLTEVKNFSSSELCEPQLFQTPNPSCSYSSVSSCYEHLDDSVVSNQSLVESAPMGSRSHKRSQPGHTDSSLPPLQQLQLHDIFSPAVDLPALTVPNSSVTEAFPSTQPCQKQQASIMPAGCSQGSSVQAQQLLQLGSSMEGPELATGQILHKSAQHPSNTAPGVQTVVPPTIPYSNFTSIRPGGCDPKFLQKGLVCENHSAPVQQWPQSRQQQPHAGIIQNRHEPMSTFQSQHPGSQTFPSSGFCPSSVSRLRHLEQVGPGLAGSQDAHSSCMFQQRFSSNPAGVKLLSHYGPPDLNGANVTLDQSSSYLQWNHSELPVGPSAVNQEMANIAPLAPGTAPAEDSCNIQHYLDSNTQTQNSRVSAQAPGVFINRALME; encoded by the exons CTTCCATGAAGAACGGTAGCGGCAGCCGGGTGCCTCTGGGGGTCAACGAGCAGAACATGGACTCCACTGGCTTCTCTGAaggagagctgctgctgcag GCGCTCAACGGCTTTGTGTTGGTGGTGACATCTGAAGGAATGGTGTTTTACGCCTCCTCTACCATCAAAGACTACCTGGGCTTCCATCAG TCAGACGTGGTCCACCAGAGTGTGTTTGAGCTCATCCACACTGACGACCGAGCCACGTTCAGAGAGCAGCTCCACTTTGCCTTAAACCCTCCTCCACTCGCCTCAGATGCAGACT TCTCCCAGAACTGTGGAAATGCAGTGATGTACAACCCTGAGCAGCTCCCCCCTGACAACTCCTCCTTCCTGGAGAGGAGCTTTGTCTGTCGCTTCCGATGTCTCTTGGACAACTCCTCCGGCTTCCTG GCCCTGAAGTTCAATGGGCGCTTGAAGTACCTTCAAGGTCAAAACCTTTCCAGGGACAGTGAGAGCTGTAAAAGTGTCCAGGTAGCTCTGTTTGCCATCGCTGTGCCTGTCCAGTCTCCGTCAATTGTGGAGATCAGAGCCAAAATGCTCCTCTTCCTGACGAGGCACAAGCTGGATTTCACACCCTCTGGCGTCGACAGCAG GGGGAAGATCATCCTGGGTTATTCTGAGACGGAGCTGTGCATGAAAGGCTCAGGCTACCAGTTCATCCATGCCGCTGACATGATGTACTGCGCTGACAACCACATCCGCA tGATAAAAACAGGAGAGAGCGGTCTGACTGTGTTCAGACTGCTCACCAAATCCAAAGGCTGGATATGGGTGAACTCTAACGCCAAGCTCATCTTCAAAGGAGGGAGACCTGAGTTCATCATTGCATACCAGAAAGCTTTAAG CAACGCTGAGGGAGAGGAGTACCTGCGACAGCGGTGGCTGCAGCTGCCCTTCAGCTGCGCCACGGGAGAGGCCATTCTCTACAACACTGGGCCCACCATGGACATCTCACAGGTccagtttgacaaaatgtttgacAGCAGAAATACCAAGAGGATCATGCCCCCCACTTCCCTTCTGGACTGCTTCATGAGTCAGGATGAAAGCATATACAGCCAGGCGGTGGACACCCCCCTACCTGTGGACGAGGTGTTCATGGACACCCACGCCCTGGTCGCTGTAGCCAGCAACGAGTGGCAGGAGAAGAACTCGTCAGACATGCCAGCTGAACCCGTGCTGGTGAAGGAGGAGACCAAGCAGTCAGTGCTGGCTGTAATCGACAGCCTGGAGAAGCTGACTAACAGCGGAGACTTTGAGGACAttctggagaacctggaggTGGACGATTCTGAGATGATGGAGATGGAAAACTGCTTTAAGAGGTTCCACCAGGAAGAGGATCCTCAGAGAAGTCCTGGCTTGTCGGATCTGGACAACTTCATCACCGATGAGATAGTAGACTTTATTGACTCGGTGTTCAAAGAGAGGGCGGGGGAGTGCTTGGACAGCCTCACCTCCAGCTGCCTTACAGAAGTCAAGAATTTCTCATCCTCTGAACTGTGTGAGCCACAGCTCTTCCAGACTCCCAACCCCAGTTGTTCTTACTCCTCGGTGAGCAGCTGCTATGAACACCTAGATGACTCGGTGGTTTCAAACCAGAGTCTGGTGGAGTCCGCTCCGATGGGCAGCAGGAGCCACAAACGGTCCCAACCGGGTCACACTGACAGCAGTCTGCcgccgctgcagcagctgcagctgcatgaCATCTTCAGCCCGGCTGTAGATCTCCCAGCGCTCACTGTACCCAACAGCTCAGTGACAGAGGCCTTCCCTTCTACCCAACCCTGCCAGAAGCAGCAGGCATCCATCATGCCAGCCGGATGTTCTCAGGGCAGTTCTGTTCAGgcccagcagctcctgcagctggGAAGCAGCATGGAGGGACCAGAACTAGCAACTGGCCAGATCCTGCACAAGTCTGCTCAGCATCCGAGCAACACAGCACCTGGTGTACAAACTGTCGTGCCACCCACGATTCCCTATAGCAACTTCACCTCCATACGTCCCGGTGGCTGTGATCCAAAGTTTCTGCAGAAGGGTCTGGTGTGTGAGAACCACAGCGCTCCTGTGCAGCAGTGGCCTCAGAGccggcagcagcagccgcaTGCTGGCATCATCCAGAACAGACATGAGCCCATGTCCACATTCCAGAGCCAACATCCAGGGAGCCAAACATTCCCTAGTTCTGGCTTCTGTCCAAGCAGCGTCAGCAGACTGAGACACCTGGAGCAAGTGGGTCCGGGGCTAGCCGGCAGCCAGGACGCCCACAGCAGCTGCATGTTCCAGCAGCGCTTTTCCTCCAACCCAGCAGGGGTAAAACTTTTATCTCACTATGGTCCCCCAGACCTCAACGGGGCCAATGTGACTCTGGATCAGAGTTCCAGCTACCTACAGTGGAACCACAGTGAGCTTCCAGTGGGCCCGTCAGCCGTCAACCAGGAGATGGCCAACATCGCCCCTCTGGCCCCTGGGACGGCCCCTGCAGAGGACTCTTGTAACATACAGCACTACCTGGACAGCAATACACAGACACAG AACAGCAGAGTCTCCGCTCAGGCTCCAGGAGTTTTCATCAACCGTGCTCTCATGGAGTAG